A stretch of Candidatus Krumholzibacteriia bacterium DNA encodes these proteins:
- a CDS encoding LysR family transcriptional regulator: MDLELLHTFVAVVRLQGMRRAAETLHLTQPAVSARIAALERQLEVQLFERRGRRLHLTSAGQVLLEESRGVLGAAEALERRLSSQRGRQSGTLRLATIDAVSIYLLPEIYLEFRRSHPEIELLVQVVDSRRVLAAVRRREVDLGFVALPGSGRPAAESQLRVVPIFEDVLVCVGSPAHPLAGRRRLDLGMLAAQPLILYSRGSHTRATLDRVFRAHGLSPLVAMETESPEAMKRLAEVGVGLAILPLAQVRADLEAGRLCRLEPHDARFSRTLAVVTRSGRPLEPPAARFIALLHARFPPLRGGKRSRDPSHDGSRLEKDRKRRRS; this comes from the coding sequence GTGGATCTCGAGCTGCTGCACACCTTCGTCGCCGTGGTACGCCTGCAGGGCATGCGCCGCGCCGCCGAGACCTTGCACCTCACCCAACCGGCGGTGAGCGCCCGCATCGCCGCCCTGGAACGCCAGCTGGAGGTACAGCTCTTCGAGCGCCGCGGCCGCCGGCTCCACCTCACCTCGGCGGGTCAGGTATTGCTCGAGGAAAGCCGCGGGGTTCTCGGCGCCGCCGAGGCCCTGGAGCGCCGTCTCTCCTCGCAGCGGGGCCGGCAGAGCGGCACGCTGCGCCTGGCCACCATCGACGCGGTCAGCATCTATCTGCTGCCGGAGATCTACCTGGAGTTTCGCCGCTCCCACCCGGAGATCGAGCTCCTCGTCCAGGTGGTGGATTCGCGCCGGGTCCTCGCTGCGGTGCGTCGCCGCGAGGTGGATCTCGGCTTCGTCGCCCTCCCCGGGAGCGGCCGGCCGGCGGCGGAGTCGCAGCTCCGCGTGGTGCCCATCTTCGAGGACGTGCTCGTCTGCGTCGGCAGCCCGGCGCACCCCCTCGCGGGCCGCCGTCGTCTCGACCTCGGCATGCTGGCGGCGCAACCCTTGATTCTCTACAGCCGCGGCTCCCACACCCGCGCCACCCTCGACCGGGTGTTCCGCGCTCACGGACTCTCGCCTCTGGTGGCCATGGAGACCGAGTCCCCGGAAGCCATGAAGCGCTTGGCCGAGGTCGGCGTGGGCCTCGCCATCTTGCCCCTGGCGCAGGTGCGCGCCGACTTGGAAGCCGGCCGACTCTGCCGGCTGGAGCCTCACGACGCACGCTTCTCCCGCACGCTCGCGGTGGTCACCCGAAGCGGCCGGCCTTTGGAACCGCCGGCGGCGCGTTTCATCGCTCTCCTCCATGCTCGCTTTCCACCGCTGCGCGGGGGAAAGCGAAGCCGGGACCCATCCCACGATGGATCCCGGCTGGAGAAGGACAGGAAACGCCGACGTTCCTAG
- a CDS encoding inositol-3-phosphate synthase gives MRAPTSIAPASGRLGILMPGLGAVATTFIAGIAAVRHGLALPIGSLTQMGTIRLGKRTENRVPALRDFLPLVPLENLVCGGWDLFPEDCYQSALHAGVLEPTLLQQVREDLEAVRPMPAVFDRAYVRKLDGTHVKKGPHKMQLAEQLMQDIEDFRRQHDLERLVMVWCGSTEVYMEPKPVHASLQAFEKGLRDNDPGIAPSMIYAYAALKSRLPFANGAPNLTVDIPALRELAREVRVPIAGKDFKTGQTLMKTILAPGLRARLLGVHGWYSTNILGNRDGEVLDDPDAFKSKEVSKLSVLETILQPQHHPELYGDIHHVVRINYYPPRGDNKEGWDNIDIFGWLGYPMQIKINFLCRDSILAAPIVLDLALFMDLAARSGLAGVQEWLSFYFKSPMTAPDLYPEHDLFVQKTKLKNTLRWLRGEEQITHLGREYYDAPAD, from the coding sequence ATGCGCGCGCCCACGTCCATCGCTCCGGCCAGCGGCCGGCTCGGGATCCTCATGCCCGGGCTCGGCGCGGTCGCCACCACCTTCATCGCCGGCATCGCCGCGGTGCGCCACGGCCTGGCCCTGCCCATCGGCTCGCTGACGCAGATGGGCACTATCCGCTTGGGCAAGCGCACCGAGAATCGGGTGCCGGCGCTGCGCGATTTCCTCCCCCTCGTGCCGCTGGAGAACCTGGTCTGCGGCGGTTGGGATCTCTTCCCCGAGGATTGCTACCAGTCGGCGCTGCACGCCGGCGTGCTCGAACCGACGCTGCTGCAGCAGGTGCGGGAAGATCTGGAAGCGGTGCGCCCCATGCCGGCGGTGTTCGACCGGGCCTACGTGCGCAAGCTGGACGGGACGCACGTGAAGAAGGGGCCGCACAAGATGCAGCTCGCCGAGCAGCTCATGCAGGACATCGAGGACTTCCGCCGCCAGCACGACCTGGAGCGCCTGGTCATGGTCTGGTGCGGCAGCACCGAGGTCTACATGGAGCCGAAGCCGGTGCACGCGTCGCTGCAAGCTTTCGAAAAAGGATTGCGCGACAACGACCCGGGCATCGCCCCGAGCATGATTTACGCCTACGCGGCGCTCAAATCGCGGCTCCCCTTCGCCAACGGCGCTCCCAACCTCACGGTGGACATCCCGGCGCTGCGGGAGCTGGCGCGGGAGGTGCGCGTCCCCATCGCCGGCAAGGATTTCAAGACCGGTCAGACCCTGATGAAGACGATCCTCGCCCCGGGTCTGCGCGCCCGTCTCCTCGGTGTGCACGGTTGGTACTCCACCAACATCCTGGGCAACCGGGACGGCGAGGTGTTGGACGACCCGGATGCCTTCAAGAGCAAGGAAGTGAGCAAGCTCTCGGTGCTGGAGACCATCCTGCAGCCGCAGCATCACCCGGAGCTCTACGGCGACATCCATCACGTGGTGCGCATCAACTACTACCCGCCGCGAGGGGACAACAAGGAAGGCTGGGACAACATCGACATCTTCGGTTGGCTCGGCTACCCGATGCAGATCAAGATCAACTTCCTCTGCCGCGATTCCATCCTGGCGGCGCCCATCGTCCTGGATCTGGCGCTGTTCATGGACCTGGCGGCGCGCTCCGGACTCGCCGGCGTGCAGGAGTGGCTGTCGTTCTACTTCAAGAGTCCCATGACCGCGCCGGATCTGTACCCGGAGCACGACCTCTTCGTGCAGAAGACGAAGCTGAAGAACACCCTGCGTTGGTTGCGCGGGGAGGAGCAGATCACCCATCTCGGCCGGGAGTACTACGACGCTCCCGCCGACTGA
- a CDS encoding glycogen-binding domain-containing protein: MASAAPTWAAPALAAADSAFLPFPVEASPLGPLRARAVVLQSPTLHRGSVGHLRLQLCNADSSALEGSLQVLATAAWQVEPARRLPFRLQAFGDCVEHELGFALPDDASPGPYDAVLRVEVGGSEVGTLRTRWNRPVQWIVIGPFAPPAPGALLPPEAGINLEKAVSGGSGEVRWQRVPLAAYDDAGAVELDVVYGAAAAPQCACAFTMFDLADGERLHWTSAGTERVVVDGRVLAAGKPVRLGPGRHTLLARSCSRRDSWQFGLTLLRDDGTWPRQLDNDLDRFLQGFASALSGGESNPPAHRHVVLQVQAAAAHEVQVLGSFNAWVPWPLERAERGRWKRDLVLPPGRYAYKLRIDGRMQADPSAPRREADGFGGQNSLLIVP, translated from the coding sequence GTGGCCAGCGCCGCGCCCACCTGGGCAGCACCGGCCCTCGCCGCGGCGGATTCCGCCTTCCTCCCCTTCCCCGTCGAAGCGTCGCCGCTCGGCCCGCTGCGCGCCCGCGCCGTCGTGCTCCAGAGTCCGACGCTGCACCGCGGCAGCGTGGGGCATCTGCGCCTGCAGCTGTGCAATGCGGACTCGTCGGCCCTGGAAGGCTCGCTGCAGGTGCTCGCCACCGCGGCATGGCAGGTGGAGCCCGCCCGGCGCCTGCCCTTCCGCCTGCAAGCGTTCGGCGACTGCGTCGAACACGAGCTCGGCTTCGCGCTGCCCGACGACGCCAGCCCGGGGCCCTACGACGCGGTCTTGCGCGTCGAGGTCGGCGGCAGCGAGGTCGGCACCTTGCGCACCCGCTGGAACCGGCCGGTGCAGTGGATCGTCATCGGTCCGTTCGCGCCCCCTGCTCCCGGGGCGTTGCTGCCGCCGGAGGCAGGGATCAATCTGGAAAAGGCGGTGTCCGGCGGGAGCGGCGAGGTGCGCTGGCAGCGTGTGCCGCTGGCGGCCTACGATGACGCGGGCGCGGTGGAACTCGACGTCGTCTACGGCGCGGCCGCGGCGCCGCAGTGCGCTTGCGCTTTCACCATGTTCGACCTCGCCGACGGCGAGCGCCTGCACTGGACTTCCGCCGGAACCGAACGCGTCGTGGTCGACGGCCGCGTCCTCGCCGCCGGCAAGCCCGTGCGCCTCGGTCCAGGGCGGCACACGCTGCTCGCCCGCAGCTGTTCCCGTCGCGACTCCTGGCAGTTCGGCCTCACCCTGCTCCGTGACGACGGCACCTGGCCGCGCCAGCTCGACAACGATCTCGATCGCTTCCTGCAGGGCTTCGCCAGCGCCTTGTCCGGCGGCGAGAGCAATCCGCCCGCGCACCGGCACGTCGTCCTTCAAGTCCAAGCGGCGGCCGCCCACGAGGTGCAGGTGCTCGGCAGCTTCAACGCCTGGGTGCCCTGGCCGCTGGAACGGGCCGAGCGCGGTCGCTGGAAGCGCGATCTGGTCCTGCCGCCGGGCCGGTACGCCTACAAGCTGCGCATCGACGGCCGCATGCAGGCCGACCCGTCTGCTCCCCGCCGGGAAGCGGACGGTTTCGGCGGCCAGAATTCTCTCCTCATCGTGCCCTAG
- a CDS encoding chemotaxis protein CheB — protein MSASIRVFALLGDEGLQQRLQQDWRTNGITLCPPQREGTASLSEELARLRPQVVVADAELEGVRELVQTATGRFRIPTLCIVRPQLHGLAALRPLEWGAVDLLEHPETDTALFVRQLEEGIHTAGRAQVVEQLESIYPLSGAFPDASVFDLRGALRRLPATDKLIVVAAGPGGPMGMRRILTTLRRQTWSPIVYVQRLPPRLRGTLAQWLEKHTGATVRRAVHGQSLEIGHVYLAGDDESLRVTSAGSGGAALQVESERGDGKPLDALLRSVARSFGAGAVGVLLSGTGGDGCEGLLALRAAGALTIIQDRDSSLLYELPGRARDAGGAIECLPINEIAERLSMLMQPLQVTEA, from the coding sequence GTGAGCGCTTCGATCCGCGTCTTCGCCCTCCTCGGTGACGAGGGCCTGCAACAGCGCCTGCAACAGGACTGGCGCACCAACGGCATCACCCTTTGCCCACCGCAGCGGGAGGGCACAGCCTCGCTCTCCGAAGAGCTGGCGCGCCTGCGCCCGCAAGTCGTCGTCGCCGATGCAGAACTCGAAGGGGTGCGCGAGCTCGTCCAGACCGCCACGGGGCGCTTCCGCATCCCGACGCTCTGCATCGTCCGCCCGCAGCTGCACGGCCTCGCCGCCCTGCGACCGCTGGAATGGGGCGCAGTGGACCTGCTGGAGCATCCCGAGACCGACACCGCGCTCTTCGTGCGCCAGCTGGAAGAAGGCATCCACACCGCCGGACGCGCCCAAGTGGTGGAACAGCTGGAGAGCATCTACCCGCTCTCCGGTGCCTTTCCCGATGCCAGCGTCTTCGATCTGCGCGGGGCGCTCCGCCGTCTCCCGGCCACGGACAAACTGATCGTGGTGGCCGCCGGTCCGGGCGGACCCATGGGGATGCGCCGCATCCTCACCACCCTACGCCGCCAGACTTGGAGCCCCATCGTCTACGTGCAACGGCTGCCGCCGCGCTTGCGCGGCACGCTGGCCCAATGGTTGGAAAAGCACACCGGCGCCACGGTGCGGCGCGCCGTCCACGGCCAGTCCTTGGAAATCGGCCATGTCTACCTGGCCGGCGACGACGAGAGCTTGCGTGTCACCAGCGCGGGCAGCGGCGGCGCGGCGCTGCAGGTGGAGAGCGAGCGCGGCGACGGGAAACCTCTCGACGCTCTGCTCCGCAGCGTCGCCCGCAGCTTCGGTGCCGGTGCGGTCGGAGTGCTGCTCTCCGGCACGGGCGGCGACGGCTGCGAAGGCTTGCTGGCGCTGCGCGCCGCCGGTGCCCTCACCATCATCCAAGATCGGGATTCGTCCCTGCTCTACGAACTGCCCGGACGCGCCCGCGACGCCGGAGGAGCCATCGAATGCCTCCCCATCAACGAGATCGCCGAACGTCTGTCGATGCTGATGCAGCCGCTGCAGGTCACCGAGGCCTGA
- a CDS encoding acetyl-CoA C-acetyltransferase — translation MHEVVVTAARRTPFGKFLGALAGVPATALGATAVRAVLAESGLPPEQVDEVIFGQARQAGAGPNPARQVGRGAGLPDQVPAFTVNKACGSGLKAVLLAAQAIRSGEARIVVAGGMESMSRVPYLLEGARSGYRLGHGQLVDAMYRDGFTDPLCGLVMGETAENLARQHDISRAAQDAYALESHRRATAAWSEGRFAAEIVTLDLPDGRGGSARLERDEHPRADTSLEKLSALQPVFAAGGTVSPGNASGITDGAAALLLMDAATARRTGQKILGRLGAATQVGVDPAIMGIAPVPALRRLFERTGLGVDGVDLFELNEAFAAQVLACLHELPLPPERLNVNGGAIALGHPIGASGARILVTLLHEMGRRGARRGVATLCISGGQGLALLVESAS, via the coding sequence ATGCACGAGGTCGTCGTCACAGCCGCGCGGCGCACGCCCTTCGGCAAGTTCCTCGGTGCGTTGGCCGGCGTGCCGGCGACTGCGCTCGGGGCCACGGCGGTGCGTGCCGTGCTCGCCGAGTCGGGGTTGCCGCCGGAGCAAGTGGACGAGGTCATCTTCGGCCAGGCACGGCAGGCCGGCGCCGGGCCGAATCCGGCGCGGCAAGTTGGGCGTGGTGCCGGCCTTCCCGACCAGGTGCCCGCTTTCACGGTCAACAAGGCCTGCGGCTCCGGTCTCAAGGCGGTGCTGCTGGCGGCGCAGGCGATCCGCTCGGGCGAGGCGCGCATCGTCGTAGCCGGCGGCATGGAGAGCATGTCGCGGGTGCCCTATCTCCTCGAAGGCGCTCGCAGCGGTTACCGCCTCGGACACGGGCAGCTGGTCGACGCCATGTACCGGGACGGCTTCACCGATCCGCTCTGCGGCTTGGTCATGGGGGAGACGGCGGAGAACCTGGCGCGGCAGCACGACATCTCCCGCGCCGCCCAGGATGCCTACGCTCTGGAGTCGCACCGCCGCGCTACCGCGGCGTGGAGCGAGGGGCGATTCGCCGCCGAGATCGTCACCCTCGACCTTCCCGACGGCCGCGGTGGCAGCGCCCGTCTCGAGCGAGACGAGCATCCCCGTGCCGACACCAGCTTGGAAAAGTTGTCCGCGTTGCAGCCGGTCTTTGCCGCCGGCGGCACGGTGAGCCCGGGCAATGCGTCGGGGATCACCGACGGCGCCGCGGCGCTGCTACTGATGGACGCAGCCACGGCGCGGCGGACGGGGCAGAAGATCCTGGGACGACTCGGCGCCGCGACGCAGGTCGGCGTCGATCCCGCCATCATGGGGATCGCCCCGGTGCCGGCGCTGCGCCGCCTGTTCGAGCGCACCGGGCTCGGGGTCGACGGCGTCGATCTGTTCGAGCTCAACGAGGCCTTCGCCGCCCAAGTGCTCGCTTGCCTGCACGAGCTGCCGCTGCCGCCGGAGCGACTCAACGTCAATGGTGGCGCCATCGCACTGGGGCACCCGATCGGCGCCAGCGGCGCCCGCATCCTGGTGACGTTGCTGCACGAAATGGGTCGGCGCGGCGCGCGCCGCGGCGTGGCGACGTTGTGCATTTCCGGCGGTCAGGGTCTGGCGCTGCTCGTCGAGAGCGCCTCTTGA
- a CDS encoding 3-hydroxybutyryl-CoA dehydrogenase, with protein MGIEKVGVVGCGLMGSGIAQVCAAAGYATTVTEVDEKRLQAGLAKIEAQLGRSVEKGKLSAADKAALLGRLQGTTRLADLGKCDFVIEAATEEAVAKKQIFADLDARLPQHALLASNTSSLTIIALAAVTRRPDRVVGLHFFNPVPVMKLVEVVRTIATSDEAWATAKAFAASLGKEVVEAKDTTGFVVNRLLVPYMLDAIRCYEQGLASKEDIDRGMKLGCGYPMGPFELLDFVGLDTTLSIAEIMFDEFREPRFAPPSLLRRLVLAGHLGKKSGRGFYEHR; from the coding sequence ATGGGGATCGAGAAAGTCGGCGTCGTGGGCTGCGGTCTCATGGGTTCCGGCATCGCCCAAGTCTGCGCCGCCGCCGGCTATGCCACCACGGTCACCGAGGTGGACGAGAAACGCCTGCAAGCCGGACTGGCGAAGATCGAGGCCCAGCTCGGGCGGAGTGTCGAGAAGGGTAAGCTGAGCGCCGCCGACAAGGCCGCCCTTCTCGGGCGCTTGCAAGGCACCACGCGCCTGGCCGATCTGGGGAAGTGCGACTTCGTCATCGAAGCGGCCACCGAAGAGGCGGTGGCGAAGAAGCAGATCTTCGCCGACCTCGACGCGCGGCTGCCACAGCATGCTTTGCTCGCCAGCAATACGTCGTCGCTCACCATCATCGCCCTGGCCGCGGTGACCCGGCGGCCGGATCGCGTCGTCGGCCTGCACTTCTTCAACCCGGTGCCGGTGATGAAGCTGGTCGAAGTGGTGCGGACCATTGCCACCAGCGACGAGGCCTGGGCGACCGCGAAGGCTTTTGCCGCTTCCTTGGGAAAGGAAGTCGTGGAGGCCAAGGACACCACCGGTTTCGTGGTCAACCGGCTGCTGGTGCCGTACATGCTGGACGCCATCCGTTGTTACGAGCAAGGGCTGGCCAGCAAGGAAGACATCGACCGCGGCATGAAGCTCGGCTGCGGCTACCCCATGGGACCCTTCGAGCTCCTGGACTTCGTGGGCCTGGACACGACCCTGTCCATCGCCGAGATCATGTTCGACGAGTTCCGCGAACCCCGCTTCGCGCCGCCCTCGCTGCTGCGCCGTCTGGTGCTGGCGGGCCATCTGGGCAAGAAGAGCGGGCGCGGCTTCTACGAGCATCGTTAG
- a CDS encoding enoyl-CoA hydratase-related protein — translation MPNLRLSRDGAVATVTIDRAEKLNALDAATLNELEAAFDTLQAEAAVRAVILTGAGERAFVAGADIGELAQQTPHAGKLTAQRGQRLFRRLELFPKPVVAAVNGFALGGGCELALACHLRLASENAQFGLPEVSLGIIPGYGGTQRLARLVGRGRALELVLTGNRIHAAEAYRIGLVNRVVPLAALLAEARGVVDAMLRNGPLAVEAALEVVQHGLEMPLEEGMVLEALAFGVLCASADMREGLQAFLEKRKPVFVGR, via the coding sequence ATGCCGAACCTGCGCCTGAGCCGTGACGGTGCGGTGGCCACCGTCACCATCGACCGCGCCGAGAAGCTGAATGCCCTCGACGCCGCCACGCTGAACGAGCTGGAGGCGGCCTTCGATACCCTGCAGGCGGAGGCCGCGGTGCGCGCCGTCATTCTCACCGGCGCCGGCGAGCGGGCCTTCGTGGCCGGCGCCGACATCGGCGAGCTGGCGCAGCAGACGCCGCACGCGGGGAAGCTCACCGCGCAGCGCGGGCAGCGTCTCTTCCGCCGCCTCGAACTCTTCCCGAAGCCAGTGGTGGCGGCGGTGAACGGCTTCGCCCTCGGCGGCGGCTGCGAGCTGGCCCTCGCCTGCCACCTGCGCCTGGCCTCGGAGAACGCCCAGTTCGGCCTTCCCGAAGTGAGCCTGGGGATCATCCCGGGCTACGGGGGTACACAACGCTTGGCGCGCCTCGTCGGCCGCGGCCGGGCGCTGGAGCTCGTGCTCACCGGCAACCGGATCCATGCCGCCGAGGCCTATCGCATCGGTCTGGTGAACCGCGTGGTGCCGCTGGCCGCGCTCCTCGCCGAAGCGCGCGGCGTGGTGGACGCCATGCTGCGGAACGGACCGCTGGCCGTGGAGGCGGCGCTTGAGGTCGTCCAGCACGGGCTCGAGATGCCCCTCGAGGAAGGCATGGTGCTCGAGGCCCTCGCCTTCGGCGTTCTCTGCGCCAGCGCCGACATGCGCGAAGGCCTGCAGGCTTTCCTGGAGAAACGCAAACCCGTCTTCGTGGGACGCTGA
- a CDS encoding acetyl-CoA C-acyltransferase, translating into MASQKARAVLLGGARTPMTEWSGGKNGAGKPGGRLKDVSANDLGAVAARAALERTQVPASAVQHVVMGNALQTSGDAIYGARHVALKAGVPQEVPALTLNRLCGSGIQSVITATQLLQLGEADTVLAGGMENMSQAPHVLRGLRSGLKLGQGALEDLLMVALRDSYCGLLMAQTAEKLAQERGIPRSEQDAYAFRSMREARRALDQGLFAEEIAPVTVRSGRGEEVVRDDDHLFEKPDLEIMSRLPPAFGPEGMVTAGNASGIVDGAAAVLVMAPDKARAEGRRPLAEVLDWAVVGVDPSRMGIGPVPAIRRALERAGLRLEDIDLFEVNEAFAAQYLAVEKELELPRERVNVNGGAIAIGHPLGATGTRLLLTLALELRRRGKTHGVASACIGGGQGIALVLRNPEA; encoded by the coding sequence ATGGCGAGCCAAAAGGCGCGGGCGGTCCTCCTCGGTGGCGCCCGCACCCCGATGACCGAGTGGTCCGGGGGCAAGAACGGGGCGGGCAAGCCCGGCGGCCGCCTGAAGGACGTGAGCGCCAACGACCTGGGAGCGGTGGCGGCGCGGGCGGCGCTGGAGCGCACCCAGGTGCCGGCGTCGGCGGTGCAGCACGTGGTGATGGGCAACGCCCTGCAGACGAGCGGCGACGCCATCTATGGTGCCCGGCATGTGGCGCTCAAAGCCGGCGTCCCCCAGGAGGTTCCGGCGCTGACGCTCAACCGGCTGTGTGGCAGCGGCATCCAGTCGGTGATCACGGCGACACAGCTGCTGCAGCTCGGCGAGGCGGACACGGTGTTGGCCGGTGGCATGGAGAACATGAGCCAGGCACCCCATGTGCTGCGCGGCTTGCGCTCGGGCCTCAAGCTCGGGCAGGGCGCTCTGGAAGATCTGCTCATGGTCGCGCTGCGCGATTCGTACTGCGGCCTGCTCATGGCGCAGACAGCGGAGAAGCTGGCGCAGGAGCGCGGCATCCCTCGCAGCGAGCAAGATGCCTACGCCTTCCGCAGCATGCGCGAGGCGCGGCGGGCTCTGGACCAGGGGCTCTTCGCCGAGGAAATCGCCCCGGTGACGGTGCGCTCGGGCCGCGGCGAGGAGGTGGTGCGCGATGACGACCATCTGTTCGAGAAGCCGGACCTGGAGATCATGAGCCGGTTGCCGCCGGCCTTCGGTCCCGAGGGCATGGTGACGGCAGGGAATGCGAGCGGCATCGTGGACGGCGCTGCGGCGGTGCTGGTCATGGCGCCGGACAAGGCGCGGGCCGAAGGCCGCCGGCCGCTGGCGGAAGTCCTCGACTGGGCGGTGGTCGGCGTCGACCCGAGCCGCATGGGCATCGGCCCCGTCCCGGCCATCCGGCGCGCCTTGGAGCGCGCCGGTCTCCGGCTCGAAGACATCGACCTGTTCGAGGTGAACGAGGCTTTCGCCGCTCAGTACCTGGCGGTGGAAAAGGAGCTGGAGCTGCCGCGAGAACGGGTGAACGTGAACGGTGGCGCCATCGCCATCGGCCACCCGCTCGGAGCCACGGGGACTCGGTTGCTCCTCACCCTGGCGCTGGAGCTGCGGCGCCGCGGCAAGACCCACGGGGTGGCCAGCGCCTGCATCGGCGGCGGCCAAGGCATCGCGCTCGTACTGCGCAATCCGGAGGCATGA
- a CDS encoding 3-isopropylmalate dehydrogenase: MGREIQIAVIPGDGVGPEVVREGLRVLDAASELDGFRVRATTYPFGAEHYLKTRELMPASALEEMKQFDAIYLGAIGDPRVETGLLERAIVAGVRFGLDLYVNLRPVKLYHEDLTPLKGKKPADIDMVFVRENTEDLYVGIHGFFKQGTADEVALQEMVMTRKGVERAVRYAYELARKPGRRQRLMLIDKSNALRGQDLWTRVFAAVGAEYPDVTQEHAYIDAATMWLVKNPEWFDVAVVPNMFGDIITDLGAAIQGGMGLAASGNLHPGRVSMFEPIHGSAPKHAGRNVICPLAAIAAVQMLLDYVGQEQTAARVERAMARVLGSGAIRDLSTSSGTPTPAYTDQVLAALRAGAKD, from the coding sequence ATGGGGCGGGAGATCCAGATCGCCGTGATCCCGGGAGATGGCGTCGGGCCCGAGGTGGTGCGCGAGGGCCTGCGCGTGTTGGACGCCGCCAGCGAGCTCGACGGCTTCCGTGTCCGCGCCACCACCTATCCCTTCGGCGCCGAACACTATTTGAAGACCCGGGAGCTCATGCCGGCGTCGGCGCTGGAAGAGATGAAGCAGTTCGATGCCATCTATCTGGGCGCCATCGGCGATCCCCGGGTGGAGACCGGGCTCTTGGAACGGGCCATCGTCGCCGGCGTGCGCTTCGGCCTCGATCTCTACGTCAACCTGCGGCCGGTGAAGCTGTACCACGAGGACTTGACGCCGCTGAAAGGGAAGAAGCCCGCCGACATCGACATGGTCTTCGTGCGCGAGAACACCGAGGATCTCTACGTCGGCATCCACGGCTTCTTCAAGCAGGGCACCGCCGATGAGGTGGCGCTGCAGGAAATGGTGATGACCCGCAAGGGGGTGGAGCGCGCCGTGCGCTACGCCTACGAGCTGGCCCGCAAGCCCGGCCGGCGGCAGCGCCTGATGCTCATCGACAAGAGCAACGCGCTGCGCGGTCAGGATCTGTGGACGCGGGTCTTCGCCGCCGTCGGCGCCGAGTACCCCGATGTCACCCAGGAGCATGCCTACATCGACGCCGCCACCATGTGGCTGGTGAAGAATCCCGAGTGGTTCGACGTCGCCGTGGTGCCGAACATGTTCGGCGACATCATCACCGACCTGGGAGCGGCCATCCAAGGCGGCATGGGGCTGGCGGCCTCGGGGAACCTGCATCCCGGGCGCGTCTCCATGTTCGAGCCGATCCACGGCTCGGCGCCGAAGCACGCCGGGCGCAACGTCATCTGCCCCTTGGCCGCCATCGCCGCGGTGCAGATGCTCCTCGATTACGTCGGACAGGAGCAGACGGCGGCGCGGGTCGAGCGCGCCATGGCCCGCGTGCTCGGCTCGGGTGCCATTCGGGATCTCTCCACCTCGAGCGGCACCCCCACCCCGGCCTACACCGACCAGGTGCTGGCGGCGCTGCGGGCCGGCGCCAAGGACTGA